TCTATAGACTCAGCCGAGCTGGACTCCAATGTCAAAAATACCATCACCATGATATTGGCGATAAACCACAAGTCTTTAATCACAAATTGTCCTAAACCACCGAGCAAGCTCATGTCGCTAAACGCACCGGCTGCGGTAAACAAAAAGCTTTGTGTCATAACAAATACCGCAAGACACCCAAGGCTTGCAACACCAATCAAGACTCGCTGTTTGAACCAAATGCCAATGCCGAGCAAGCCTGCCATCAAAATGTCATAGGTGCCTATCACGTTTGAGGCTTCTTGCACGGTAAACAGCTCATACATCCAAGACATAAACGGTGAAGTTTCTACTAGCGGCACGATTGCTTTTGCTTCGAGTTCGAGAAATTTCATTCCACCAATCCAGACTAAAACCAATGCCACCGGAAAATAGTTCGCCCACACTAGCGTTCGCGTGTTGATATGATGACGGCAGTATAGAAATAGTGCGATGGGTACTAACGCAAAATACTTGATAATCTCTTGCCCAGAACCAATAACGGGAAAGCCGCCATGAGCTGCTATCCAGCGATTTTCGGCAAACAACGTCAACAAAGTAAATAAACTAATAATGGCGATTAAGGCAAGTGACCACGCCGCAGGAATAATCTTACATTGCTGTAAAATGACTAGACCAGCGGCGACCATTAACGCAAAGCCAAATACAATGCCAAGCGTGGCAACGGGCACCCACTCTGTTAACCCGTAAAAACTAAAGGTGCCTGAAATGGTACTTGGCCCAGCGCCAAACAAAAATGAAATGCCAAGCAGTAATAAGCTCACTGCTAACACACCTGAAATAGAATAATCGATAGTTCTGAACGACATATCTAACCTCTTAATATGCTATTGTCTATAAGACCCGAGGTTTTAGAAAGTTCATTCAGCGTTTGTGAAGTTTATACCCATTGCAAGCTGTGTTGAGTCGTTAGGTCGACAGCCCAGTTCAACGCCAGTGCGCCGCAAAGTCAATGAGTCGTGTTAATATTGGGCTTTGAAATTTATCTTTACGTGTCACCAGCCAAAACTGCCTCGGTGCAGCTTTTAAACCTGAAAGCGCCTTAATTCGTTGTTGTGCTATGGCATGTTCAGCCGAGTATTTTGAGATACACGCTAAACCGAGCCCAGCCGCAACACCATTTATAATCGCCTCGGTGGAATTTAACTCAAACGCAGTTCGCCACGACGTAAGCTGCGCTGCAATATTCACTAAGAAAAATTCTCGGCTGCCGGAGCCTTGCTCCCGCAACAGCCAACGAGATTGATTTTGTATCAGCGTTTGAAAGTCAGTTACCGCAAAGTCCATTGCACTCACGATACACATTTCATCTTCAAACCAAGGCATGATGTCTAAATCTTCGCCTATCACTCGGCCTTCAACAAAACCAATATCTAATTCGTAATCACGAAGCATGGCGCACACCCTCTCCGTATTGGTGATAAACAACTGCTGCTGTGTATGCCCGGTTTGCTGCTGAAAATCCGCTAACATGGGAGGCAGCAAATGATTGCCTAAGGTATCGCTAGCACCGATTTTAATTTCGCCATATAGCCTCTCGCTTTCTTTAAATAGGGACTCCAAGAAGCGACATCTATCAAGCACTTGATGCGCATGCGGTAGTAATAGCTCTCCGGCAGGATTTATCATTAATCGATTGTTTACACGATCGAATAATGGTTGTTCGAGGTGACGCTCTAACTCCGCCAGAGCCATACTAACAGCGGCCTTAGTTAAACATAGCTTATCAGCTGCGGCCGTGATCGAACGCTCTTGCACTATTACCGTAAATACATTGAGTTGCTTAAGAGTTATCATTACCGTTAAGAATTATTGAACACTAATTTAAATATATTCAGATATTCTTAATTAAAGCGCAAGCGTATTATCCCCTCACCGAACAATTGTTGTGAAATTACGCATGGCTACTCTTCTTTCTTATGGTAAAAAACTAACCGCCAATATCCCCACCCCTATGTCTGGTCTTGCTCTTGGGCTAGCTAGTTTAGGCTGGTGTATCAGTAACCTCTTTCCCGCATTTTTTGTGTTAAAACCTTTAAGTGCACTGCTGGCTGGCTTTATTTTATTGCTGTTAGTGCTTAAGTTTATTCATCAACCGGCTCAATTAAGAGCAGATCTCGCGCACCCAGTGGTTGGTAGTGTATTACCAACCACTGCCATGACAATCATGGTGATTTCTCATAGCATCTCGGCCTATTCTCATCTTATTGCAACTGTGGTTTGGCTACTCGCCATTGCACTTCATCTAGGGTTGCTAACCAGCTTCGTGTATTTTCGCAGCCGCAATTTTGAGCTTAACCAGCTAGTGCCAAGTTGGTTTATTCCTCCTGTGGGGTTTGTCGTTGCCGACGTCACCTTTAACGGCATGTCAGCGTTGCAACCTTTGGCTATGGGGCTTTGGTACTTAGGGGTGATATTTTACCTGCTACTGCTGCCAATCATGATTTACCGGTTGTGCAGAGGCAGTGCCATACCACAGCAAACCCAACCCACAATTGCAGTCATGGCAGCCCCCGCCAGTCTTTGTTTGGCAGGATATTTAAGTGTCCACCCGATGCCAGCGGCTGGCGTGGTATTTACCCTACTGAGTGTTGCTATTGTTATGACTCTAGCGATATACCTTGCTTTTATTCGGCTTCTGCGGCTGCCATTTAGTCCCGCCTTTGCGGCATATACCTTTCCATTGGTCATTGGCGTCACCGCCATTAGTAAGGTCGTCACTTGGCCCGGCAGCGAACACTTAAGCCTAGGCTGGTTAAGCCTGTTACAGTACCTAGTTTGGTTTGAACTTGTTGTTGCGATCGCTGTAATTAGCCACGTTTGTATTCACTATGTGCGATTCTTACTAAGAATAAACACTGCCAATTCATAGAGTTAAAATAATATTGCAATAACCTAAACACACGCCATTTACTTAGCATGCTAACTAATCTAGAATACTTAGCATGCTAAGTAAATATATCTTAAGTTATGTCGTCACTTCCATTTCATGAAACGCTCGATCTTAGTCTCTGTGGCAAGTTAGGCCGAGTCCATAGAATTTGCCGTCAAGCCGTGACTCAAGCTGTAGAGCCACTCGGTTTTACCCAGCCACGTTGGACCGCCATGATGCATATTCATCACTTAGGTGAAGGTTGCACACAACACCAATTGGCGTGCAGTTTAGATATCGAAATGCCGAGCCTGACCCGCACGATGAAACAGTTAGAAGAGAATAATGTGATTGAGCGCCGCGTTGATAAGCAAGACAAACGCTGTCGTAAAATCTACTTCACCGAACACGGGCAAGCCCAGTTAACGCAGCTAAAGATGCGGATCAGTGAAGTGAAGGCACTTTTATATCATGGGCTTAGCGATGACGAGCTCAATGCTATTGCACATGCTTTGGTCAAACTTGAGAACAATGCTCAGCAATGTTGTGACAATGTTTCTGAAAATGGGAGTACCAGTGAGTAAACTTAGTCCAGATCAGCAATTTTCCCGCTACGTAAAGGTTTCAATCGCCCTTTTTGCACTCTGCTTTAGCTATTTTATCTTTGCTGATCTCTACATACCAATGACGCCTCAGGCACGTGTGTATCATCAAGTAACCAAAGTGACGCCTAAAGTCAGTGGTGAAGTGCTTGCAGTGAATGTCAGCAATAACCAAAGAGTTCAGCAAGGCCAACTACTACTTACTATCGATGAAGCGCCGTATCGTTTAGCATTAGCTAAAGCTGAGCTCGCTTTAGCAGAGGTTAATCAACAAAACAAACAATTAGATGCGCAGATAGTTGCTCAGCAAGCGCAAATAGAGGCTGCTGTAGCCAAATATAATGAACAACAGCGACTGTATAAGCGCAGCCAATCTTTGCTGTCACAACACGCAATTTCAACGCAGGAATCAGATCAAATTCAAGCAAATTTTGCGACGGCTAAGTCACAGCTTAGTGCACTCAGAGCTAATCTACATGCGCTTGAAGTAAAGCGTGGTGCAACCGACGAACATAATATTGCACTACAGCAAGCACAAAATGCCGTAGAGCAGGCTAAATTGCAACTCAGCTATACCGAAATCCGCGCGCCCCATGATGGCATCATTAGTAACTTGCAGATCACCACGGGAACCTATGCTCGCACAGGTGTGAGCCTAACCAGTTTGGTTTCGGACAATGTTGACTTAGCTGCGGATTTCAGAGAAAAATCGCTCTACCACGTCAAACTTGGCGAACAAGCGTTAGTGAGCTTTGATGCGGTACCGGGTAAAGTCTATCCCGCCGTGATCCATGAATTTTCTGCCGGCGTCAGTGATGGACAGCTCAATGCCGACGGCCAATTGGCTGCCGTTGAGACCTCCAACCGCTGGGTGCGAGATGCGCAGCGTCAACGCGTTCATTTAGCATTTGAAGAGCCATTACCTTTATTAGCAAGTGGTGCTAGAGCGACAGTTCAAGTCCTGCCTGAAAGCACTTTGCTTGCAACGCTTGCACAAGCGCAAATCAAATTCGTCAGTCTACTTCACTACGTTTATTGATATGAAAGTTGCACTAAACGCCAATGACCTGAGACAGATGCTGCGTATTGCAACTGGCAGTACGCTAGGCTTTGCGCTAAGCAAATTGCTCAACTGGCCGTACGGTATCTTTTTTACCGTATATCCCATGCTGCTACTTGGGTTAGTACCAATGTTAAACGCACACATAGTGCGCCAGTTTATCTTAAGTGGATTGGTCTGTGCCTTTTCGGTATTGGTGCTACAAGGTCTATTTGGTTTCCACCCTGCGTTAATGTCCTTACTCACCTTTGCCTTATTTGCCTTTTTGTTTTTGCAAATGAGCAAAGGCGTTAACTTCTTATTTGGTGCAATGAGTGTGGTGGGACTATCAATCCAACTTCATTTTGCCAGTTACGCTTCAACCAGCGGTGGTTTGTATTCACTCATAGCCAGTAACTCCTTGGCTATTATCATTAGTATCGCAACCGCATATGTAATGCATTGGTTATTTCCGGATGTTGCAGTGCGTCAATTACCGCCACGGCCAGCGAAAGATGCGGCAAGTATTCGCCATGAAGTCCTACTGTGCGCCACCGTAGCCACACTCTCATTTATGGTATTCCAAATCCTAGATTTACAGGATTCCGTTTCCGCCCAAGCGGCATCAATATTAATCCTCTTTCCACTGAGTTGGAAGGCGGCAGGCACTGCGGGCTGGCAACGCGCAGTTGGCACACTGATAGGCTGTAACTTGGCGTTAGCAGCGCAAATCCTACTGCAAACCTATAGCCAAATTTTACTTTTTCCAATTTTGATTTTGTGGATCTTAATCTTCATTTTCAGTCGCTATCACTTGCTAAGTGGTGGTGCTCCTGGGATTGGCTTTGGTATTATTACCACTTTTGGGATCTTGTTTGGTCAGTCTCTCGCACCAAATCAAGATTTAATTTAC
This portion of the Pseudoalteromonas sp. GCY genome encodes:
- a CDS encoding DUF417 family protein; translated protein: MSFRTIDYSISGVLAVSLLLLGISFLFGAGPSTISGTFSFYGLTEWVPVATLGIVFGFALMVAAGLVILQQCKIIPAAWSLALIAIISLFTLLTLFAENRWIAAHGGFPVIGSGQEIIKYFALVPIALFLYCRHHINTRTLVWANYFPVALVLVWIGGMKFLELEAKAIVPLVETSPFMSWMYELFTVQEASNVIGTYDILMAGLLGIGIWFKQRVLIGVASLGCLAVFVMTQSFLFTAAGAFSDMSLLGGLGQFVIKDLWFIANIMVMVFLTLESSSAESIESAVA
- a CDS encoding LysR family transcriptional regulator — its product is MITLKQLNVFTVIVQERSITAAADKLCLTKAAVSMALAELERHLEQPLFDRVNNRLMINPAGELLLPHAHQVLDRCRFLESLFKESERLYGEIKIGASDTLGNHLLPPMLADFQQQTGHTQQQLFITNTERVCAMLRDYELDIGFVEGRVIGEDLDIMPWFEDEMCIVSAMDFAVTDFQTLIQNQSRWLLREQGSGSREFFLVNIAAQLTSWRTAFELNSTEAIINGVAAGLGLACISKYSAEHAIAQQRIKALSGLKAAPRQFWLVTRKDKFQSPILTRLIDFAAHWR
- a CDS encoding TDT family transporter — protein: MATLLSYGKKLTANIPTPMSGLALGLASLGWCISNLFPAFFVLKPLSALLAGFILLLLVLKFIHQPAQLRADLAHPVVGSVLPTTAMTIMVISHSISAYSHLIATVVWLLAIALHLGLLTSFVYFRSRNFELNQLVPSWFIPPVGFVVADVTFNGMSALQPLAMGLWYLGVIFYLLLLPIMIYRLCRGSAIPQQTQPTIAVMAAPASLCLAGYLSVHPMPAAGVVFTLLSVAIVMTLAIYLAFIRLLRLPFSPAFAAYTFPLVIGVTAISKVVTWPGSEHLSLGWLSLLQYLVWFELVVAIAVISHVCIHYVRFLLRINTANS
- a CDS encoding MarR family transcriptional regulator — protein: MSSLPFHETLDLSLCGKLGRVHRICRQAVTQAVEPLGFTQPRWTAMMHIHHLGEGCTQHQLACSLDIEMPSLTRTMKQLEENNVIERRVDKQDKRCRKIYFTEHGQAQLTQLKMRISEVKALLYHGLSDDELNAIAHALVKLENNAQQCCDNVSENGSTSE
- a CDS encoding HlyD family secretion protein gives rise to the protein MSKLSPDQQFSRYVKVSIALFALCFSYFIFADLYIPMTPQARVYHQVTKVTPKVSGEVLAVNVSNNQRVQQGQLLLTIDEAPYRLALAKAELALAEVNQQNKQLDAQIVAQQAQIEAAVAKYNEQQRLYKRSQSLLSQHAISTQESDQIQANFATAKSQLSALRANLHALEVKRGATDEHNIALQQAQNAVEQAKLQLSYTEIRAPHDGIISNLQITTGTYARTGVSLTSLVSDNVDLAADFREKSLYHVKLGEQALVSFDAVPGKVYPAVIHEFSAGVSDGQLNADGQLAAVETSNRWVRDAQRQRVHLAFEEPLPLLASGARATVQVLPESTLLATLAQAQIKFVSLLHYVY
- a CDS encoding DUF2955 domain-containing protein, with the translated sequence MKVALNANDLRQMLRIATGSTLGFALSKLLNWPYGIFFTVYPMLLLGLVPMLNAHIVRQFILSGLVCAFSVLVLQGLFGFHPALMSLLTFALFAFLFLQMSKGVNFLFGAMSVVGLSIQLHFASYASTSGGLYSLIASNSLAIIISIATAYVMHWLFPDVAVRQLPPRPAKDAASIRHEVLLCATVATLSFMVFQILDLQDSVSAQAASILILFPLSWKAAGTAGWQRAVGTLIGCNLALAAQILLQTYSQILLFPILILWILIFIFSRYHLLSGGAPGIGFGIITTFGILFGQSLAPNQDLIYSALYRFSSVSVAITVSLCAIYLIHRLLNHFSTTRHHTYA